Proteins encoded within one genomic window of Vulgatibacter sp.:
- a CDS encoding efflux RND transporter permease subunit — protein sequence MIERLIEFSARNKFLVALGTLFALAGSWFAIKTAPLDAIPDLSDPQVIVYTEWMGRSPSLIEDQVTYPITSTLLSAPHVTDVRGYSMFGMSFVYVLFDEGTDIYWARSRVLEYLSSLRGQLPEGVEPQLGPDATGVGWVFQYALVDRTGSTDLADLRTFQDYTLKYALTAVPGVAEVASVGGYEKQYQVTVDPNRLRAYGITLSDVAQAIRRSNRDVGGRVLEMSGREYFVRGRGYVENLADIEKVTVKATPGGTPVLVRDVASVAFGGDIRRGVAELDGEGEAVGAIVVMRHGENALQVIERVKTRLEELKPSFPKGVEYVVTYDRSDLIGRAVDTLKHTLLEEGIVVGLVLFAFLLHFRSALVPIIVLPISVAIAFIPMKLMGITSNIMSLGGIAIAIGAMVDATIVLVENAHKKLEKARPRTREERTRVIIEAAKEVGPAIFFSLLVVTVSFLPVFALEGQPGRLFKPLAFTKTFAMFFSAVLAVTLAPALMVLLIRGRIHKEQDHPVSRFLIGIYKPFVFVALRNPKTTIAIGVAAVIATIPLVPRLGSEFMPSLDEGDVLYMPTTFNGVSIEEAKVALQQQDRILMGFPEVERVFGKAGRAETATDPAPLSMVETVVKLKPPEAWPAVPVERWWSSWAPSFLAPAFDLVWPDERQRTTQELVTAMNDALGLPGWTNALTMPIKTRIDMLTTGVRTPIGVKVFGHDLAEIERVGTSLEQVLAQVPGTRSAFYERSLGGYYIDIVPDRDALARYGLAVDDIHDVVEMAIGGESITTTVEGRARFSVNVRYPRDLRDDPERLREVLVPVKAGGAGGGMGMQGSLFPLLASDRAYASAEMGGGMGGGSSGGGAAPMNAAAPLGVGAPGKLHGPSLGVPQMLDVGSVGSLPAPTSTEIQGVTDAGLVHVPLGQLAEVKVVNGPPMIRDENGMLAGYVFVDIDTAKTDIGGFVNRAKEAVAQAQVDGTLELPAGTFLKWTGQYELLERMAEKMQIILPLTLLLIVVLLYLHFRNIIETMIVLLSVPFAMVGSIWLLWLLDYRLSTAVYVGMIALVGLAAETGIVMIVYLDRAYEKRKAAGKIRDLNDIIWAHMEGTVMRVRPKLMTVATTSIGLVPLLWSDGAGADVMKRIAAPMVGGLVTSIFLTLEIIPVVYTYWRLWELKHEKRQAEQAALQEAA from the coding sequence ATGATCGAGCGCCTGATCGAATTCTCCGCGCGCAACAAATTCCTGGTGGCGCTGGGCACGCTCTTCGCCCTGGCGGGAAGCTGGTTCGCGATCAAGACCGCGCCCCTCGACGCGATCCCCGATCTCTCCGATCCCCAGGTGATCGTCTACACGGAGTGGATGGGCCGGAGCCCCTCGCTCATCGAGGACCAGGTCACCTATCCGATCACCTCGACGCTGCTCTCCGCGCCCCACGTCACCGACGTACGCGGCTACTCGATGTTCGGGATGAGCTTCGTCTACGTGCTCTTCGACGAGGGGACCGACATCTACTGGGCGCGGAGCCGCGTGCTCGAATACCTCTCGAGCCTGCGGGGGCAGCTGCCCGAGGGGGTGGAGCCGCAGCTGGGCCCCGACGCCACCGGGGTGGGCTGGGTCTTCCAATACGCGCTGGTGGACCGCACCGGCAGCACCGACCTCGCCGATCTGCGCACCTTCCAGGACTATACGCTCAAATACGCCCTCACCGCGGTCCCCGGCGTCGCCGAGGTGGCCTCGGTGGGCGGCTACGAGAAGCAATACCAGGTCACCGTCGATCCCAACCGGCTGCGGGCCTACGGGATCACCCTCTCCGACGTGGCGCAGGCGATCCGCCGCTCCAACCGCGACGTGGGCGGGCGCGTGCTCGAGATGAGCGGGCGCGAATATTTCGTCCGCGGCCGTGGCTACGTGGAGAACCTCGCCGACATCGAGAAGGTGACGGTGAAGGCCACCCCCGGCGGCACGCCGGTGCTGGTCCGCGACGTGGCCTCCGTGGCCTTCGGCGGCGACATCCGCCGCGGCGTGGCGGAGCTCGACGGCGAGGGCGAGGCGGTGGGCGCCATCGTGGTGATGCGCCACGGCGAGAACGCCCTCCAGGTGATCGAGCGGGTGAAGACGCGGCTCGAGGAGCTGAAGCCCTCCTTCCCGAAGGGCGTGGAGTACGTGGTCACCTACGACCGCTCCGATCTCATCGGCCGGGCCGTCGACACGCTCAAGCACACGCTCCTCGAAGAGGGGATCGTGGTGGGGCTGGTGCTCTTCGCCTTCCTGCTCCACTTCCGCAGCGCGCTGGTGCCGATCATCGTGCTGCCGATCTCGGTGGCCATCGCCTTCATCCCGATGAAGCTGATGGGGATCACCTCCAACATCATGAGCCTCGGCGGCATCGCCATCGCCATCGGCGCCATGGTCGACGCCACCATCGTGCTGGTGGAGAACGCCCACAAGAAGCTGGAGAAGGCTCGGCCCCGCACGAGGGAGGAGCGCACCCGGGTGATCATCGAGGCGGCGAAGGAGGTCGGCCCCGCGATCTTCTTCTCGCTGCTGGTGGTGACCGTCTCCTTCCTCCCGGTCTTCGCGCTGGAGGGGCAGCCGGGGCGGCTCTTCAAGCCGCTGGCCTTCACCAAGACCTTCGCCATGTTCTTCTCCGCGGTCCTCGCGGTGACGCTGGCGCCGGCGCTGATGGTGCTGCTCATTCGCGGCCGCATCCACAAGGAGCAGGACCACCCGGTGAGCCGCTTCCTCATCGGGATCTACAAGCCCTTCGTCTTCGTGGCGCTGCGCAACCCCAAGACCACCATCGCCATCGGCGTGGCGGCGGTGATCGCCACCATTCCCCTGGTGCCGCGGCTGGGCTCGGAGTTCATGCCGTCGCTCGACGAGGGCGACGTGCTCTACATGCCCACCACCTTCAACGGCGTCTCCATCGAGGAGGCCAAGGTGGCGCTGCAGCAGCAGGACCGGATCCTCATGGGCTTCCCCGAGGTGGAGCGGGTCTTCGGCAAGGCGGGCAGGGCGGAGACCGCCACCGATCCGGCGCCGCTCTCGATGGTCGAGACGGTGGTGAAGCTCAAGCCTCCCGAAGCGTGGCCTGCGGTCCCGGTGGAGCGCTGGTGGAGCTCGTGGGCGCCTTCCTTCCTCGCGCCTGCCTTCGACCTGGTCTGGCCGGACGAGCGGCAGCGGACCACCCAGGAGCTGGTCACGGCGATGAACGACGCGTTGGGGCTGCCCGGGTGGACCAACGCCCTCACCATGCCGATCAAGACCCGCATCGACATGCTCACCACCGGCGTGCGCACGCCCATCGGCGTGAAGGTCTTCGGCCACGACCTGGCGGAGATCGAGCGGGTGGGCACCTCCCTCGAGCAGGTGCTGGCCCAGGTGCCGGGGACGAGGAGCGCCTTCTACGAGCGGAGCCTGGGCGGCTACTACATCGACATCGTCCCCGACCGAGACGCGCTGGCGCGCTACGGCCTCGCGGTGGACGACATCCACGACGTGGTGGAGATGGCGATCGGCGGCGAGTCGATCACCACCACGGTGGAGGGGCGGGCCCGCTTCAGCGTGAACGTGCGCTACCCGCGGGATCTGCGCGACGATCCGGAGCGGCTCCGCGAGGTGCTGGTGCCGGTGAAGGCGGGCGGCGCCGGTGGCGGGATGGGCATGCAGGGGAGCCTCTTCCCCCTGCTCGCCAGCGACAGGGCCTATGCCTCCGCGGAGATGGGCGGCGGCATGGGCGGCGGATCGTCCGGCGGCGGGGCGGCGCCGATGAACGCCGCTGCGCCGCTGGGCGTCGGCGCCCCCGGCAAGCTCCACGGCCCGTCCCTCGGCGTGCCCCAGATGCTCGACGTGGGTTCGGTCGGCAGCCTGCCCGCGCCGACGAGCACCGAGATCCAGGGCGTCACCGACGCGGGGCTCGTGCACGTGCCGCTGGGCCAGCTCGCCGAGGTGAAGGTGGTCAACGGCCCGCCGATGATCCGCGACGAGAATGGAATGCTCGCGGGCTACGTCTTCGTCGACATCGACACCGCGAAGACCGACATCGGCGGCTTCGTGAACCGGGCGAAGGAGGCGGTGGCACAGGCGCAGGTGGACGGGACGCTGGAGCTGCCCGCGGGCACCTTCCTCAAGTGGACCGGCCAGTACGAGCTGCTGGAGCGGATGGCGGAGAAGATGCAGATCATCCTGCCCCTCACGCTCCTGCTCATCGTGGTGCTGCTCTACCTGCACTTCCGGAACATCATCGAGACGATGATCGTGCTGCTCTCGGTGCCCTTCGCCATGGTGGGCAGCATCTGGCTGCTCTGGCTCCTCGACTACCGCCTCTCCACCGCCGTCTATGTGGGGATGATCGCGCTGGTGGGTCTCGCAGCGGAGACGGGCATCGTGATGATCGTCTACCTCGACCGCGCCTACGAGAAGCGCAAGGCGGCGGGGAAGATCCGGGATCTCAACGACATCATCTGGGCCCACATGGAGGGCACGGTGATGCGGGTGCGGCCCAAGCTGATGACGGTGGCCACCACCTCGATCGGCCTGGTGCCGCTCCTGTGGAGCGACGGCGCAGGCGCGGACGTGATGAAGCGGATCGCCGCGCCGATGGTCGGGGGGCTGGTGACCTCGATCTTCCTCACCCTGGAGATCATCCCGGTGGTCTACACCTACTGGCGGCTCTGGGAATTGAAGCACGAGAAACGGCAGGCCGAGCAGGCCGCCCTGCAGGAAGCTGCGTGA